A window of Callospermophilus lateralis isolate mCalLat2 chromosome 13, mCalLat2.hap1, whole genome shotgun sequence contains these coding sequences:
- the Scyl3 gene encoding protein-associating with the carboxyl-terminal domain of ezrin isoform X2 → MGSENSALKSYTLKEPPFTLPSGLAVYPAVLQDGKFASVFVYKRENEDKVNKAAKHLKTLRHPCLLRFLSCTVEADGIHLVTERVQPLEVALERLSSAEICSGIYDVLLALIFLHDRGHLTHNNVCLSSVFVSEDGHWKLGGMETVCKVPQATPEFLRSIQAVRDPASIPPEEMSPEFSPLPESHGHARDAYSFGTLVEGLLTVLRGQVSADVLSSFQQTLHSTVLHPIPQCRPALCTLLSHDFFRNDFLEVVNFLKSLTLKSEEEKTEFFKFLLDRVSCLSEELIASRLVPLLLNQLVFAEPVAVKSFLPHLLGPKKDNARGDTPCLLSPALFQARVIPVLLQLFQVHEEHVRLVLLSHIEAYVEHFTQEQLKKVVLPQVLLGLRDTSDSIVSITLHSLAVLVSLLGPEVVVGGERTKIFKRTAPSFTKTVDLSPQGDQFSQSVKFPMNGISDVKSTSGDSENFPSDPKKSEEWPDWNEPTEPENQTMGTQIWPSEPCDAAAEEPRSGGAGINLGAGIPTAVPVTSGEQTPIPASLPLTEEPTPLKSSPPQKTSLAQSDPDKIKPPKVQSQERPLKLPSELGLGEEFTIQVKRKPAQDPELDWFADMIPEIKPSATFLILPELRTETDDVSPGMQFSSKFAAAEMSEAEAEGWGEEGELNWEDNNW, encoded by the exons ATGGGATCAGAGAACAGTGCTTTAAAGAGCTATACGCTGAAAGAGCCACCATTTACTTTGCCCTCTGGACTTGCTGTTTATCCTGCTGTGCTGCAAGATGGCAAATTTGCTTCAGTTTTTGtatataaaagagaaaatgaagacaaagttaatAAAGCTGCCAAG CACTTGAAGACACTGCGTCACCCCTGCCTTCTGAGATTCCTGTCATGTACCGTGGAAGCAGATGGCATTCATCTGGTCACTGAGAGAGTGCAGCCTCTGGAAGTGGCCTTGGAAAGGCTGTCTTCTGCAGAGATTTGTTCTGGGATCTATGACGTTTTGCTGGCTCTCATCTTCCTTCACGACAGA GGACACCTCACACACAACAATGTCTGCTTATCATCTGTGTTTGTGAGTGAAGATGGGCACTGGAAGCTAGGAGGAATGGAAACTGTGTGTAAAGTTCCTCAGGCCACTCCCGAG TTTCTGAGGAGTATTCAGGCAGTCAGAGACCCAGCGTCTATCCCTCCTGAAGAGATG TCTCCAGAGTTCAGCCCTCTCCCGGAGTCCCACGGACATGCCCGGGATGCCTACTCGTTTGGAACACTGGTGGAAGGCTTGCTCACAGTCTTACGTGGACAGG TTTCAGCGGACGTGCTCTCCAGCTTCCAGCAGACCTTGCACTCAACTGTGCTGCATCCCATCCCTCAGTGTCGGCCGGCGCTCTGCACCTTACTGTCCCACGACTTCTTCAG AAATGATTTTCTAGAAGTTGTAAATTTCTTGAAAAGCTTAACATTGAAGAGTGAAGAGGAGAAAACTGAATTCTTCAA ATTTCTGCTGGATAGAGTCAGCTGCTTGTCAGAGGAATTAATAGCTTCGAGGTTGGTACCTCTTCTGCTGAATCAGTTGGTGTTTGCAGAGCCTGTAGCTGTCAAGAGttttcttcctcatctgcttggCCCCAAAAAAG ATAATGCACGGGGAGACACGCCTTGCTTGCTCTCGCCAGCCCTGTTCCAGGCGCGGGTGATCCCCGTGCTGCTTCAGCTGTTCCAGGTTCACGAGGAGCACGTGCGGCTGGTGCTGCTGTCTCACATCGAGGCCTACGTGGAGCACTTCACTCAGGAGCAGCTCAAGAAAGTCGTCCTGCCGCAG GTGTTACTGGGCCTGCGTGACACCAGCGATTCCATTGTGTCAATTACTCTTCATAGCCTCGCAGTGCTAGTCTCTCTACTTGGACCAGAAGTGGTTGTGGGAGGAGAAAGAACCAAGATCTTCAAGCGTACTGCCCCAAGTTTTACAAAAACTGTTGACCTTTCCCCACAAG GTGATCAGTTTTCTCAGTCTGTTAAATTTCCCATGAACGGAATCTCAGATGTCAAAAGTACTTCAGGAGACAGTGAAAATTTCCCATCAGACCCTAAGAAGTCTGAGGAGTGGCCTGACTGGAATGAGCCTACGGAGCCTGAGAACCAAACCATGGGCACACAGATCTGGCCTTCAGAACCCTGTGATGCTGCTGCCGAGGAGCccagaagtggaggggctggaataaacctgggagctgggatccCCACTGCAGTGCCTGTGACTTCAGGGGAGCAGACGCCCATCCCTGCTTCACTGCCCCTCACTGAGGAACCTACACCTTTGAAATCAAGCCCACCCCAAAAGACCAGTTTAGCACAGAGTGACCCGGACAAAATCAAGCCACCAAAAGTGCAGTCACAAGAAAGGCCCCTTAAACTTCCATCCGAACTTGGCTTAGGAGAAGAGTTTACAATCCAAGTGAAAAGGAAGCCAGCACAAGACCCTGAGTTGGACTGG
- the Scyl3 gene encoding protein-associating with the carboxyl-terminal domain of ezrin isoform X1, whose protein sequence is MGSENSALKSYTLKEPPFTLPSGLAVYPAVLQDGKFASVFVYKRENEDKVNKAAKHLKTLRHPCLLRFLSCTVEADGIHLVTERVQPLEVALERLSSAEICSGIYDVLLALIFLHDRGHLTHNNVCLSSVFVSEDGHWKLGGMETVCKVPQATPEFLRSIQAVRDPASIPPEEMSPEFSPLPESHGHARDAYSFGTLVEGLLTVLRGQVSADVLSSFQQTLHSTVLHPIPQCRPALCTLLSHDFFRNDFLEVVNFLKSLTLKSEEEKTEFFKFLLDRVSCLSEELIASRLVPLLLNQLVFAEPVAVKSFLPHLLGPKKDNARGDTPCLLSPALFQARVIPVLLQLFQVHEEHVRLVLLSHIEAYVEHFTQEQLKKVVLPQVLLGLRDTSDSIVSITLHSLAVLVSLLGPEVVVGGERTKIFKRTAPSFTKTVDLSPQDSPLHVGCSQHSQISPALEKPSSIFPKCFLSGNMPISSKKSIQQDYYSTLLQTGDQFSQSVKFPMNGISDVKSTSGDSENFPSDPKKSEEWPDWNEPTEPENQTMGTQIWPSEPCDAAAEEPRSGGAGINLGAGIPTAVPVTSGEQTPIPASLPLTEEPTPLKSSPPQKTSLAQSDPDKIKPPKVQSQERPLKLPSELGLGEEFTIQVKRKPAQDPELDWFADMIPEIKPSATFLILPELRTETDDVSPGMQFSSKFAAAEMSEAEAEGWGEEGELNWEDNNW, encoded by the exons ATGGGATCAGAGAACAGTGCTTTAAAGAGCTATACGCTGAAAGAGCCACCATTTACTTTGCCCTCTGGACTTGCTGTTTATCCTGCTGTGCTGCAAGATGGCAAATTTGCTTCAGTTTTTGtatataaaagagaaaatgaagacaaagttaatAAAGCTGCCAAG CACTTGAAGACACTGCGTCACCCCTGCCTTCTGAGATTCCTGTCATGTACCGTGGAAGCAGATGGCATTCATCTGGTCACTGAGAGAGTGCAGCCTCTGGAAGTGGCCTTGGAAAGGCTGTCTTCTGCAGAGATTTGTTCTGGGATCTATGACGTTTTGCTGGCTCTCATCTTCCTTCACGACAGA GGACACCTCACACACAACAATGTCTGCTTATCATCTGTGTTTGTGAGTGAAGATGGGCACTGGAAGCTAGGAGGAATGGAAACTGTGTGTAAAGTTCCTCAGGCCACTCCCGAG TTTCTGAGGAGTATTCAGGCAGTCAGAGACCCAGCGTCTATCCCTCCTGAAGAGATG TCTCCAGAGTTCAGCCCTCTCCCGGAGTCCCACGGACATGCCCGGGATGCCTACTCGTTTGGAACACTGGTGGAAGGCTTGCTCACAGTCTTACGTGGACAGG TTTCAGCGGACGTGCTCTCCAGCTTCCAGCAGACCTTGCACTCAACTGTGCTGCATCCCATCCCTCAGTGTCGGCCGGCGCTCTGCACCTTACTGTCCCACGACTTCTTCAG AAATGATTTTCTAGAAGTTGTAAATTTCTTGAAAAGCTTAACATTGAAGAGTGAAGAGGAGAAAACTGAATTCTTCAA ATTTCTGCTGGATAGAGTCAGCTGCTTGTCAGAGGAATTAATAGCTTCGAGGTTGGTACCTCTTCTGCTGAATCAGTTGGTGTTTGCAGAGCCTGTAGCTGTCAAGAGttttcttcctcatctgcttggCCCCAAAAAAG ATAATGCACGGGGAGACACGCCTTGCTTGCTCTCGCCAGCCCTGTTCCAGGCGCGGGTGATCCCCGTGCTGCTTCAGCTGTTCCAGGTTCACGAGGAGCACGTGCGGCTGGTGCTGCTGTCTCACATCGAGGCCTACGTGGAGCACTTCACTCAGGAGCAGCTCAAGAAAGTCGTCCTGCCGCAG GTGTTACTGGGCCTGCGTGACACCAGCGATTCCATTGTGTCAATTACTCTTCATAGCCTCGCAGTGCTAGTCTCTCTACTTGGACCAGAAGTGGTTGTGGGAGGAGAAAGAACCAAGATCTTCAAGCGTACTGCCCCAAGTTTTACAAAAACTGTTGACCTTTCCCCACAAG ATTCTCCCCTGCACGTCGGCTGCAGCCAGCACAGTCAGATCTCGCCAGCCTTGGAGAAACCCTCTAGCATATTCCCTAAGTGTTTCCTTTCTGGCAACATGCCCATCAGCAGCAAGAAGTCCATACAGCAAGATTACTACAGTACTCTTTTGCAGACAG GTGATCAGTTTTCTCAGTCTGTTAAATTTCCCATGAACGGAATCTCAGATGTCAAAAGTACTTCAGGAGACAGTGAAAATTTCCCATCAGACCCTAAGAAGTCTGAGGAGTGGCCTGACTGGAATGAGCCTACGGAGCCTGAGAACCAAACCATGGGCACACAGATCTGGCCTTCAGAACCCTGTGATGCTGCTGCCGAGGAGCccagaagtggaggggctggaataaacctgggagctgggatccCCACTGCAGTGCCTGTGACTTCAGGGGAGCAGACGCCCATCCCTGCTTCACTGCCCCTCACTGAGGAACCTACACCTTTGAAATCAAGCCCACCCCAAAAGACCAGTTTAGCACAGAGTGACCCGGACAAAATCAAGCCACCAAAAGTGCAGTCACAAGAAAGGCCCCTTAAACTTCCATCCGAACTTGGCTTAGGAGAAGAGTTTACAATCCAAGTGAAAAGGAAGCCAGCACAAGACCCTGAGTTGGACTGG